Below is a genomic region from Streptomyces ferrugineus.
CGACATCGACGCCACAGTCCGTCCGGGCCTGCAGCAGATACGCGTACGCCTCCACGTCGACGCCCCGGACACCCCTCGCGAGCAGATCGAGGAACTCGTCGCCCTCGTCGAGAACCGCTCGCCGATCCGCGACACCCTGGTCAGCCCTGTCGACGTCGTCACCACACTCGCCTGACCAGCTGCCTACCTTCGTCCACCGCGTTCGCATTTAACGACCGCGGTGGACGAAGCACAGGCCCTTCCGTTCGCTGCGCCCGCGTGCCCGGCAGCGTCGCCGAGCGTCACGCACGCCTCGACTGCCTGCCGGACTCCCACACTCAGCGTGTCTTCTCACCAGCGGCATATGCGACCTGACGCCCCATCAGAACGAGCGTCAAATGAGCGTCACGAGCGTCATTTCAGCGTCAAGATATCGCCCGTAACGCCCACACCGCACATAACGCGCACAGGCAAAACCGCAGGTCAGGAGCCCTTCGCGACCGGCTCAAGGATCGCCACGCACTCCACATGATGAGTCATCGGAAACAGATCGAACGCCCTGAGCGTCCGCACCCGATACCCCCCATCCCGGAAGTACCCCAAGTCCCGGGCCAACGCCGCCGGATCGCATGCCACATACGCGATCCGCCGGGCCCCGAGCGACGCCAGATGCTCCACCGTCTTCCGCCCCGCGCCGGCCCGCGGCGGATCCAGCACCACGAGGTCGACCTCGGTGATCCCGGTACGCGGCAGCACCGTCTCGACCTTGCCCTGCTCGATCCGTACCCGGTCGAAGTCGGCGAGATTGTGCCGGGCGTCCTCCACGGCGCGCTTGCCGGACTCGATGCCGAGGACCGCGCCCTTCTCGCCGAGCCGGTCGGCGAGGGCGCCCGCGAACAAGCCCACGCCGCAGTACAGGTCGAGCGCCATCTCGCCCTTGCGGGGCAACAGGCCCTGCATGACGGCCGTCACCAGGGTGTCCGCGGCCTTCGGATGGACCTGCCAGAAGCCGCCGTTGCCCACCCGGTAGGTACGGCCGTCGGCGCGTTCGCGGACGAAGGGGCGGCCGTGGACGCGATGGGTGCCGCCGTCCTTCTCGCCGATGCGCATCACCGACACCGGCTTGTCCAGCTCGACGATCGGCAGGCGGGCGCCCGGCCGGGGCGTGAGGATCACCTGGCGGTCCTGCGAACCCGTCGCCGCGATCGCCTCCACCGACGCCATGCCGGTCCAGTCGCGCTTCTCGATGCCCAGCTCGCTGACACCCTCGGCGGCGATCATGCAGTGGTCGATCGGTTCCACCTCGTGGGAGCGGTGCCGGCGCAGCCCCGCATGGCCGTCGGCGTCGACCGCGTACTGCACGCGCGTGCGCCACTGCGGCACCTGTCCGGCGGGCAGCTTGTCGCCCTCGGCCGGCATGACCGTGCCGTCCCAGCCGACGTCCTCCGGGGTCAGTCCCGCGAGCCGCTGGAGCTGTTCGGCGATGACCTCGCCCTTCATCCGGCGCTGCGCCCCGGGCTTGGCGTGCTGCCAGTCGCAGCCGCCGCAGCGGCCGGGGCCGGCGAAGGGGCAGGGGGCTTCGATGCGGTCCTTGGAGGCGGACCGGATCTCCACCGCGTCGGCGCGCAGGAAGCGGTCGCCCTCCTCGCCCTCGGTCACGCGGGCCACGACCCGCTCGCCGGGCAGCGTGTGCCGGACGAACAGCACCTGGCCGGCGTCGGTGCGGGCGATGCAGTGCCCGCCGTGGGCGACGGGGCCGATCTCGACCTCGTACTCCTCCCCCACCAGCGACCCCACCTGAGATTTCTTCGGTTCTGCCTGCATGGTGGGGTGACTCCAGATCGAGAAGGGGTACGGCCCGCGACCAGCCATCTCCGGGGGCCCGACAACAGCCCACCAGTCTACGTGCTCCCCGCCTACCCGCTCCCCGTTACCCGCTCCCCGTCCACCCGCTCCCCGCCCGCGTCAGCGCTGGGCGTCCGTCTCCTTGGGCCGCTCCTGGGCCGGCCCGCGCCGCACCGAACCCGGCGCGTTCCACTCCTGCTGCTTGCGGGCCCGCTTGCGCGCCACCTCGGAGGACTGGAGCTGGTACGGCACCGAGGTCACCATGATGCCCGGCGTGAAGAGGAGCCGGCCCTTCAGGCGGAGCGCGCTCTGGTTGTGCAGCAGTTGCTCGTACCAGTGGCCCACGACGTACTCGGGGATGATGACCGACACGGCGTCGCGCGGGGACTCCTTGCGCAGGCTCTTCACGTACTCGATGACCGGCCGTGTGATCTCGCGGTACGGCGAGTCGAGCACCTTCAGCGGTACGTCGATGCCGCGCCGCTCCCACTCCGCGCGCAGCGCCTTCGTCTCCGCCGGGTCGACGTTGACGCTGAGCGCCTCCAGGGTGTCCGAGCGCATCAGCTTGGCGTAGGCGAGGGCGCGCAGGGTGGGGCGGTGGATCTTGGAGACCAGGACGACGGAGTGCACCCGGGAGGGGCGCAGGGTGTCGTCGCTGGGGCCCTCGGGCGCGGCGATCTCCTCGGAGACGCGGTCGTAGTGCTTCCGGACCGCGGTCATGACGGCGTAGAAGATCACCATGCCGACCAGGGACACCCAGGCGCCGTGCTCGAACTTGGTGATCAGTACGACGACCAGCACCAGGCCGGTGAAGAAGGCGCCGAAGGCGTTGATCGCCCGGGAGCGGATCATGCGGCGGCGGGTGGCCGGGTCCCGCTCCGTGGCCAGGTGGCGGTTCCAGTGGCGGACCATGCCGGTCTGGCTGAGCGTGAAGGACACGAACACGCCGACGATGTAGAGCTGGATCAGCCGCGTCGAGTCGGCGCCGTAGATCCACACCAGGAGGATGGCGGCGCCCGCCAGCAGCACGATGCCGTTGGAGAAGGCGAGCCGGTCGCCGCGGGTGTGCAGCTGGCGCGGCAGATAGCGGTCCTGGGCGAGGATCGAGCCGAGCACCGGGAAGCCGTTGTAGGCGGTGTTGGCGGCGAGGAAGAGGACCAGCGCGGTGGCGGCGGCCAGCAGGACGAAGAAGAAGGTTCCGTCGCCGAACACGGCGGCGGCCACCTGGGAGATCACCGGGTTCTGGACGTAGTCGGCGCCGACCGGGACGCCGTCGCGGAGCAGGTCCTTGGCCGGGTTCTCGGCCATGTGGACGTCGGTGGCGAGGGCCAGCCCGATGATGCCGCAGAACATGGACACCGCGAACACGCCCATGAGGGCGAGCGTCGTCGCCGCGTTCTTCGACTTCGGCTTGCGGAAGGCGGGCACACCGTTGCTGATCGCCTCGACGCCGGTGAGCGCGGCACAGCCGGAGGAGAAGGTGCGCAGCAGCAGGAAGACGAGGGCGAAGCCGGCGATGCCCTGGTGCTCGGGTTCGATGTGCAGATCGGAGGTGGGTGCCTTCATGCTGTCGCCCAGCACCAGTCCGCGGAACGCGCCCCAGGCGATCAGCAGGAAGACGCTGGAGACGAAGACGTAGGTCGGGATCGCGAAGAGCTTGCCGGACTCCTTGACGCCGCGCAGGTTCATCAGCGTCAGCAGCACGATGATGCCGACGGCGCACAGCACCTTGTTCTCGACGATGAACGGAATCGCCGAGCCCAGGTTCTCCACACCCGACGAGATCGAGACGGCCACCGTCAGGACGTAGTCGACCAGCAGGGCGCTGGCGACGGTGAGCCCGGCCTTCGGTCCGAGGTTGGTGGTGGCGACCTCGTAGTCGCCGCCGCCGCTCGGATAGGCGTGCACGTTCTGCCGGTACGACGCCACCACGGTGAACATCAGGACGACGACCGCGACCGCGATCCACGGGGCGAAGTGGTAGGCCGACACGCCCGCGATGGACAGGACCAGCAGGACCTCGCCGGGCGCGTACGCCACGGAGGACAGCGGGTCGGAGGCGAAGACGGGCAGTGCGATGCGCTTCGGCAGGAGCGTTTCCGCGAGCCGGTCGCTGCGCAGCGCGCGCCCGATCAGAATCCGCTTGGGCACGTCGGTCAGTTTGGACACAACAGAGAATCGTATGCCCCCTGCCTGGGGCGGAGCACATCCGGGTGAAATCGTGCGCGGCGCGGGGGTGAATTCCGTGCCCCGTTCGCGCCGGGCGCGGGTCCGGCAGGCCGCTGCGTGCCTCCATGACCTGCGTCCGTACGCTCATCACATCCGGGAGACCTCATGTCGCACGCGACCGCTCAGCTCGTCGGTGCTCTCGTCGCGATCGCCGGACTCGCCGCCCTCGCGCTGGCCAGCGTGCGCAGCTTCAACCGCCGCTGACCGGCGTCCGGCAGCGCTCCTGGAGGCCCTGGTCGGGCTGTCGGACCCTGGCGTTACGGTGGACCGTGGCGCAGGCGAGCGGCGATCGTCCGGACCGCGAGGGATCATCGGCCGGATTCCCCGGCATGATGTTGCCCAGCGGTCCGCGACCGGCCCGCGCCTGTTGCCCGGCGAACCGAGAGAAGGTTATGAGCACCACGTTCACGCAAGTCAGACGCCTCACGAGGAGTGCGGGGTAAGCGCCGTGCACATCGTCATCATGGGTTGCGGAAGGGTGGGCTCCGCTCTGGCCCAGACCCTGGAGCAACAAGGGCACACGGTCGCCGTGATCGACCAGGACCCCACCGCGTTCCGCCGGCTGGGCCCCGGGTTCGGCGGCCGCCGGGTCACCGGTGTCGGCTTCGACCAGGACACCCTGCGCGAGGCGGGCATCGAGGAGGCGGGCGCGTTCGCCGCCGTCTCCAGCGGTGACAACTCCAACATCATCTCCGCGCGCGTGGCCCGCGAGATGTTCGGCGTGGAGAACGTGGCGGCGCGTATCTACGACCCCCGCCGCGCCGAGGTCTACCAGCGCCTGGGCATCCCGACCGTGGCCACGGTCCGCTGGACGGCGGACCAGATGCTGCGCCGGCTGCTGCCCTCGGGCGCCGAGCCGCTGTGGCGGGACCCCACCGGCGGTGTCCAGCTCGCCGAGGTGCACGCGTCCACCGCCTGGGTGGGCCACAAGATCAGCAAGTTGCAGGAGGAGACCGGCGTGCGCGTCGCGTTCCTCACCCGGCTCGGCGAGGCGATCCTGCCCAGCTCGCAGACGGTCCTGCAGGAGGGCGACCTGGTGCACGTGATGATGCGCTCCGACGAGGTCGACAAGGTCGAGGCGTCCTTCGCCAAGGGTCCCGAAGAGGAGGGCGGTCACTGATGAGGGTCGCCATTGCCGGTGCCGGTGCGGTGGGCCGCTCCATCGCGGGCGAACTGCTGGAGAACGGCCACGAGGTCCTCCTGATCGACAAGGCGCCGACCGCCATCTCGGTCGAGCGGGTCCCGCAGGCGGAGTGGCTGCTGGCCGACGCCTGCGAGATCACGTCCCTGGACGAGGCGGCGCTGCAGCGCTGCAACGTGGTGATCGCCGCGACGGGCGACGACAAGGTGAACCTGGTCGTGTCCCTGCTGGCGAAGACGGAGTACGGCGTCCCGCGCGTCGTCGCCCGCGTGAACAACCCCAAGAACGAGTGGCTGTTCAACGAGGCCTGGGGTGTGGACGTGGCCGTCTCCACCCCGCGGCTGATGTCGGCCCTGGTCGAGGAGGCGGTGAGCGTCGGCGACCTGGTCCGCCTGCTCCGCTTCAGCCACGGCGACGCGAACCTGGTGGAGCTGACCCTGCCGGAGGAGTCGGCCCTGGCCGGCACCCAGGTCGGCGACGTCGAGTGGCCCCAGGACACGTCCCTGGTCACCATCATCCGCGGCACCCGTGTTCTGACGCCGTCCCGCGAGGATTCCCTGGAGGCGGGCGACGAACTCCTCTTCGTGGCCGCGCAGGCCCGCGAGGAGCAGTTGGAGGACCTGCTGTCGGTCCGCCGCGAGGACACCGCGAGCTGAGCCCCCCCGGGGGGTACGACGGCGGACCTGCGACTCGCAGGGCGCCCTCCGCCGTCGTACGCAGCTCTACGCCTCTCGGCGGTGTCGCCCGCCCGCGGTCTCCCCGTCCTCCGCGGCCAGCGCCGCCTTGCGCTCCTCCTCGGCCTTCTCGGCCGCCTCCATCTCCGCGAACACGTCGATCGGCGCCGGAGCCTTGGCGAGGAACACCCAGGTCAGCCACACGGCCAGCAGGAACGGCGGGATCTTCAGCGCTACGAGCACCCATCCGAGCTGGGTGGTGTCGGCCCACCAGTACAGCGGGAACAGGATCGCGCACTTGGCGAGCAGGATCAGGCCCCAGGCGTAACTGGCCTTCGCATACGCCTTCTTGCGGCCGGGGTTGCGGGTGCGCCAGGAGAGGTTCTCCTTGAACACCGGGCCGAGGATGAGGCCGATCAGCGGCACACCGCTCAGGGTCGTGATGATGTACGCGAGGCCCAGCCCCAGCGTGTAGAGCATGCCCGGCAGATAGAAGTCCTTCGCGTTGCCGGTCATCATCGCGAACACGACACCGAAGGCGACACCGAAGACACCGCTGAAGGCGTGCTTGATGGTGTCCCGCATCACCAGGCGCACCACGACGAGCAGCAGGGACACCGCCAGCGCGGCGATCGCCGACTGGTGCAGGTCCTTGTTGATCGTGTAGATGGTGACGAACAGCAGGCCGGGCAGGACCGTCTCGATCATGCCGCGCACGCCGCCGAAGGCTTCGAACAGCGCGGCCTCGGTCACCGCCCGGGAGTCCTGCTCGGCGTCTGCGGTGGTGTCTTCGGTCGGCTTGTCGAGCGACGTCACCGGCTACTCCCGTCCAAGGGGTCTCAGTTCGTATTTCGGGTTGAACAGCACCCGGCGGCCCCGGCTCATGGAGATCCGGCCCGATGCGATCAGCCGGCGCCCCGGCTCTATGCCGACTATGGAGCGTCTGCCGAGCCACACCACGTCCAGGGCGGCGGAGCCGTCGAACAGCTCGGCCTCCAGGGCCGGAACGCCCGCACGCGGCCGCAGGGTGACCGTGCGCAAGGTACCAGTAACCGTCACGACCTGCCGGTCATGACAGTCGCCGATCTTGGTGCAACCGGCGGTCTCGGCGTCCTCCCGCAGCTCCTCGGACTCCAGGTCCTCCTGCGACGAGGAGAGCCGGTCGAGCATGCGCCGGAACCGGCCCACCGACTTTTCGGAACGAGGAACAGCACTCATGCTTGAAGCGTACCGGGCCTCACTTGTCGAACCGATAGCCCATCCCGGGCTCCGTGACGAAGTGCCTGGGGTGGGACGGGTCCGCCTCCAGTTTTCTGCGCAGTTGGGCCATGTAGACCCGCAGATAGTTGGTCTCCGTCCCGTACGAGGGCCCCCACACCTCCTGCAGCAGCTGCTTCTGGCTGACCAGGCGCCCCGTGTTGCGGACCAGCACCTCCAGCAGATGCCATTCGGTGGGCGTGAGCCGTACGTCCTTCCCGCCCCGGTTGACCTTCTTCGCGGCGAGGTCGACGGTGAACGACTCGGTCTCCACCATCACGTCGTCCTCGCCGCCCCCGTTGGGTTCGGCGCGGCGGACGGCGGCCCGCAGCCGGGCCAGCAGCTCGTCCATGCCGAAGGGCTTGGTGACGTAGTCGTCGGCGCCGGCGTCCAGCGCCTCGACCTTCTCGTCGGAGGAGTGCCGGGCGGACAGCACCAGGATCGGCACCCGGGTCCAGCCGCGCAGCCCCCGGATCACCTCGACGCCGTCCATGTCGGGCAGACCGAGGTCGAGGACGACCACGTCGGGGTGGCGGGTGGCGGCGAGTTCGAGGGCGGTGGCCCCGTCGTGGGCCGCGTCGACCTCGTACTTGCGGGCCTTGAGGTTGATCACGAGGGCGCGCACGATCTGCGGCTCGTCGTCGATCACCAGAACCCGGGTCATAGGGTCTGCCTTTCTGCTTCCACGGGGCGCCTCACCGGCACGCCCCCTTCTTCTACAGGCTCCGCGCGCGATTGTGCCGCCCGCAGGGTGAGCACCATGGTGAGGCCTCCGCCGGGGGTGTCCTCGGCGTTGAGGGTGCCGCCCATGGCCTCGGCGAAGCCGCGGGCGACGGCCAGGCCGAGCCCGACTCCCGCGCCGCGCGGGGCGTCGCCGTAGCGCTGGAAGGGCGCGAAGATGCGCTCCTTGGCCTCGTCCGGGACGCCGGGCCCGCGGTCGACCACCCGGACCTCCACCCGCTCGGCGATGGCGCTGGCGGACACCAGGACCCGGCTGTCGTCCGGGCTGTACTTGACGGCGTTCTCGACCAGGTTGGCCACCGACCGCTCCAGCAGCCCGGGGTCCACGGCGACCATGGGCAGCGTCTCCGGAATGTCCAGTTCCACGCTGTCCTCGGGCACCCCGCCCAGCGCCATCGGCACCACCTCGTCGAGGTCGATCTCCCTGATCAGCGGGGTGACCGTGCCGGTCTGGAGGCGGGACATGTCCAGCAGGTTCCCGACCAGGTGGTCCAGCCGGTCCGCGCCCTCCTCGATGCCCTCCAGCAGTTCGGCCTCGTCCTCCTCGGACCACGCCACGTCATCGGAGCGCAGCGAGGAGACGGACGCCTTGATGCTCGCGAGCGGAGTACGCAGGTCATGGCTGACGGCGGCGAGCAGCGCCGTGCGGATGCGGTTGCCCTCGGCCAGTTCCTTGGCCTGGTCGGCCTCGCGCTGGAGGCGCTGGCGGTCCAGGACGACGGCGGCCTGGGCGGCGAAGGCGGCGAGCACCCGGCGGTCCTCGGCGGGCAGCACCCGGCCGGTCAGGGCGAGTGCCATGTGGTCGCCGACCGGTACGTCGACGTCCGCGTCCTCGGGCCGTGCCGGTGCCGCTCCCCCGCCCACGCTGCCCGCGCAGGTCCACGGGTCGATGTCGCCCGCCCGCTCCAGCAGGGCCGCCGACTCCATGCCGAAGGTCTCACGGACCCGCTCCAGCAGTTCCTCCAGGCCGGTCTCGCCGCGCAGCACGTTCCCGGCGAGGAAGGACAGGATCTCGGACTCGGCGCGCAGCCGGGCCGCCTGGTGGGTGCGGCGGGCGGCGAGGTCGACCACGGAGGCGACGGCCACCGCCACGAAGACGAAGATGACGAGCGCGAGCAGGTTCTTGGGGTCGGCGATCGTGACGCGGTGCAGCGGCGGGGTGAAGAACCAGTTCAGCAGCATCGAGCCGACCGCCGCCGAGGCCAGCGCGGGGAGGAGCCCGCCGAGCAGGGCCGCCGCCACGGTCAGGGTCAGGAACAGCAGCATGTCGTTCGCCAGCCCGAGGTCGGCGTCGACGTGGGTCAGCAGCAGCGTGAGCAGCGTCGGTCCGCCGACGCCGACGAGCCAGCCCGCGAGGATCCGGGGCCGGCCGAGGCGCGCTCCGCGGGCCACGGGCAGTCCACGCCCCTTGGCGGCCTCCTCGTGGGTGACGATGTGCACGTCGAGGTCGGGGCCGGACTCGCGGGCCACCGTGGCGCCGACGCCGGGTCCGAAGACGTACTGCCAGCTCCGGCGGCGCGAGGAGCCGAGCACTATCTGGGTGGCGTTCGCCCCGCGCGCGAAGGCCAGCAGCGCGGCCGGGATGTCGTCGCCGACGACGTGGTGGAAGGTGCCGCCGAGGTCCTCGACGAGCGTGCGCTGGACGGCGAGTTCCTTCGGCGAGGCGGACGTCAGCCCGTCGCTGCGGGCGATGTAGACGGCGAGCACCTCGCCGCCGGCGCCCTTCTCCGCGAGCCGCGCGGCCCGGCGGATCAGCGTGCGCCCCTCGGGACCGCCGGTCAGCCCGACCACGATCCGCTCCCGTGAGCCCCAGATCTTCGAGACCCGGTGATCGCTGCGGTACTGCTGGAGGTACTCGCCGACCCGGTCCGCCACCCACAGCAGCGCCAGCTCGCGCAGGGCGGTCAGGTTCCCGGGGCGGAAGTAGTTCGACAGGGCCGCGTCGACCTTGTCCGGCTGGTAGATGTTGCCGTGCGCCATGCGGCGGCGCAGCGCCTGCGGCGACATGTCGACAAGCTCGACCTGATCGGCGCGCCGCACCACCTCGTCCGGCACGGTCTCCTGCTGCCGTACGCCGGTGATGGACTCCACGACATCGCCCAGCGACTCCAGATGCTGGATGTTGACGGTCGAGATGACGTCGATCCCGGCCGCCAGCAGTTCCTCCACGTCCTGCCAGCGCTTGGCGTTGCGGGAGCCGGGGACGTTGGTGTGGGCGAGTTCGTCGACGAGGGCGACCTGTGGGCGCCGTGCCAGGACGGCGTCGACGTCCATCTCGGTGAAGGCGCTTCCGCGGTACTCCAGCCGTCTGCGCCGTATCTGCTCCAGGCCGTGCAGCATCACCTCGGTGCGCGGCCGGTCGTGGTGCTCCACGAACGCGACGACGCAGTCGGTGCCCCGCTCGATCCGCCGGTGCGCCTCGGACAGCATCGCGTACGTCTTGCCGACGCCCGGTGCCGCACCGAGATGGATCCGAAGCCTGCCGCGTCCCATGGTCCCCATTGTGTTCCGGTCACTGCTGCCTACTCAGCGTCGACCCTACGGCCAATATTCGCGACAAATGGGGCCGGGCGGGGTGGCGGGGGCGTCTTTGACGCGACTCTGACGCTCCCCGCCGTCATGTCGTGCGGGCTCGTCAGCCGGGGTTGTCGCCGTGCGTGAGGGTCTCCCAGGCCACGAAGAGGTTGTTGCTGCCGGCCGGGCGGCCCCGCTCGGTCAGTGCCCGGGTGTTGGTCATCGGGATGCCGAGGCGGTTGCGCAGGGCGTTGTGGCTGACCTCGGTGACCGGGCCGAGGCCGAGCTTGAGCGAGCCGCCGCACAGCCAGCTCGGGGCGGCCGTGCCGAGCTGGTACTTCGCCTGGAACCCGAGCGCGTGCCGCAGCCGCTCGCCGATGTCGGTGCCGTACAGGTCCTGGCCCTGGATGCGGCTGGTCTCGGCGACGTGCGAGATCGCGGAGATGCCGTAGCCGGTGTGGGTGAAGTCGCGGCAGGTCTCCTGGGTGAGGCCGGTGACGAAGGTGCCCTGTCCCTGCCAGTAGTTGACGATCTTCTCGCGGGTGTCGAGGTTCTGGCTCGGCACCGTCCTGGGCAGGTCGCCGTCGGAGGACAGATAGACGTAGGCGGCGGCGCGGGTGCGGAACTTTGCCATGGCCTTGTCGTACGACGCCTTGTCCTCCAGCAAGACCGAGATGCCGACGGCGGCCTCCATCATCGACAGCTCCCAGTTGCCGTTGGAGTTCGAGCCGTTGATGATCTCGGACAGATAGACGGTGCGCAGCATGGTGGCGAACCGGCCGGAGTTGGCCCAGCTCCCGCTGTACGTGTACTTGATGATCTCGGCGGCCTTGGGCCAGGAGGAGCCGGCCCAGCCCGTCTGGAGGGGCGCGTTGCTGTTGGTGTGGTCCCTGATCACCGCGGACCAGGCGTCCATCAGCGCGAT
It encodes:
- a CDS encoding potassium channel family protein, translated to MRVAIAGAGAVGRSIAGELLENGHEVLLIDKAPTAISVERVPQAEWLLADACEITSLDEAALQRCNVVIAATGDDKVNLVVSLLAKTEYGVPRVVARVNNPKNEWLFNEAWGVDVAVSTPRLMSALVEEAVSVGDLVRLLRFSHGDANLVELTLPEESALAGTQVGDVEWPQDTSLVTIIRGTRVLTPSREDSLEAGDELLFVAAQAREEQLEDLLSVRREDTAS
- a CDS encoding DUF3159 domain-containing protein, which gives rise to MTSLDKPTEDTTADAEQDSRAVTEAALFEAFGGVRGMIETVLPGLLFVTIYTINKDLHQSAIAALAVSLLLVVVRLVMRDTIKHAFSGVFGVAFGVVFAMMTGNAKDFYLPGMLYTLGLGLAYIITTLSGVPLIGLILGPVFKENLSWRTRNPGRKKAYAKASYAWGLILLAKCAILFPLYWWADTTQLGWVLVALKIPPFLLAVWLTWVFLAKAPAPIDVFAEMEAAEKAEEERKAALAAEDGETAGGRHRREA
- a CDS encoding response regulator, which codes for MTRVLVIDDEPQIVRALVINLKARKYEVDAAHDGATALELAATRHPDVVVLDLGLPDMDGVEVIRGLRGWTRVPILVLSARHSSDEKVEALDAGADDYVTKPFGMDELLARLRAAVRRAEPNGGGEDDVMVETESFTVDLAAKKVNRGGKDVRLTPTEWHLLEVLVRNTGRLVSQKQLLQEVWGPSYGTETNYLRVYMAQLRRKLEADPSHPRHFVTEPGMGYRFDK
- a CDS encoding APC family permease, with amino-acid sequence MSKLTDVPKRILIGRALRSDRLAETLLPKRIALPVFASDPLSSVAYAPGEVLLVLSIAGVSAYHFAPWIAVAVVVLMFTVVASYRQNVHAYPSGGGDYEVATTNLGPKAGLTVASALLVDYVLTVAVSISSGVENLGSAIPFIVENKVLCAVGIIVLLTLMNLRGVKESGKLFAIPTYVFVSSVFLLIAWGAFRGLVLGDSMKAPTSDLHIEPEHQGIAGFALVFLLLRTFSSGCAALTGVEAISNGVPAFRKPKSKNAATTLALMGVFAVSMFCGIIGLALATDVHMAENPAKDLLRDGVPVGADYVQNPVISQVAAAVFGDGTFFFVLLAAATALVLFLAANTAYNGFPVLGSILAQDRYLPRQLHTRGDRLAFSNGIVLLAGAAILLVWIYGADSTRLIQLYIVGVFVSFTLSQTGMVRHWNRHLATERDPATRRRMIRSRAINAFGAFFTGLVLVVVLITKFEHGAWVSLVGMVIFYAVMTAVRKHYDRVSEEIAAPEGPSDDTLRPSRVHSVVLVSKIHRPTLRALAYAKLMRSDTLEALSVNVDPAETKALRAEWERRGIDVPLKVLDSPYREITRPVIEYVKSLRKESPRDAVSVIIPEYVVGHWYEQLLHNQSALRLKGRLLFTPGIMVTSVPYQLQSSEVARKRARKQQEWNAPGSVRRGPAQERPKETDAQR
- a CDS encoding sensor histidine kinase, translated to MGRGRLRIHLGAAPGVGKTYAMLSEAHRRIERGTDCVVAFVEHHDRPRTEVMLHGLEQIRRRRLEYRGSAFTEMDVDAVLARRPQVALVDELAHTNVPGSRNAKRWQDVEELLAAGIDVISTVNIQHLESLGDVVESITGVRQQETVPDEVVRRADQVELVDMSPQALRRRMAHGNIYQPDKVDAALSNYFRPGNLTALRELALLWVADRVGEYLQQYRSDHRVSKIWGSRERIVVGLTGGPEGRTLIRRAARLAEKGAGGEVLAVYIARSDGLTSASPKELAVQRTLVEDLGGTFHHVVGDDIPAALLAFARGANATQIVLGSSRRRSWQYVFGPGVGATVARESGPDLDVHIVTHEEAAKGRGLPVARGARLGRPRILAGWLVGVGGPTLLTLLLTHVDADLGLANDMLLFLTLTVAAALLGGLLPALASAAVGSMLLNWFFTPPLHRVTIADPKNLLALVIFVFVAVAVASVVDLAARRTHQAARLRAESEILSFLAGNVLRGETGLEELLERVRETFGMESAALLERAGDIDPWTCAGSVGGGAAPARPEDADVDVPVGDHMALALTGRVLPAEDRRVLAAFAAQAAVVLDRQRLQREADQAKELAEGNRIRTALLAAVSHDLRTPLASIKASVSSLRSDDVAWSEEDEAELLEGIEEGADRLDHLVGNLLDMSRLQTGTVTPLIREIDLDEVVPMALGGVPEDSVELDIPETLPMVAVDPGLLERSVANLVENAVKYSPDDSRVLVSASAIAERVEVRVVDRGPGVPDEAKERIFAPFQRYGDAPRGAGVGLGLAVARGFAEAMGGTLNAEDTPGGGLTMVLTLRAAQSRAEPVEEGGVPVRRPVEAERQTL
- a CDS encoding alginate lyase family protein; this translates as MRRTALLAATAALVAGVVAWPAGAAPGTFTHPGVTVSKGQLDFTRAKVNAGAQPWKGAFDQMMGSKYADLNRTPKPRAVVECGSYSNPNYGCTDEREDAMAAYTQALAWYITRDERHAKKAIALMDAWSAVIRDHTNSNAPLQTGWAGSSWPKAAEIIKYTYSGSWANSGRFATMLRTVYLSEIINGSNSNGNWELSMMEAAVGISVLLEDKASYDKAMAKFRTRAAAYVYLSSDGDLPRTVPSQNLDTREKIVNYWQGQGTFVTGLTQETCRDFTHTGYGISAISHVAETSRIQGQDLYGTDIGERLRHALGFQAKYQLGTAAPSWLCGGSLKLGLGPVTEVSHNALRNRLGIPMTNTRALTERGRPAGSNNLFVAWETLTHGDNPG
- a CDS encoding potassium channel family protein, giving the protein MHIVIMGCGRVGSALAQTLEQQGHTVAVIDQDPTAFRRLGPGFGGRRVTGVGFDQDTLREAGIEEAGAFAAVSSGDNSNIISARVAREMFGVENVAARIYDPRRAEVYQRLGIPTVATVRWTADQMLRRLLPSGAEPLWRDPTGGVQLAEVHASTAWVGHKISKLQEETGVRVAFLTRLGEAILPSSQTVLQEGDLVHVMMRSDEVDKVEASFAKGPEEEGGH
- a CDS encoding class I SAM-dependent RNA methyltransferase, yielding MQAEPKKSQVGSLVGEEYEVEIGPVAHGGHCIARTDAGQVLFVRHTLPGERVVARVTEGEEGDRFLRADAVEIRSASKDRIEAPCPFAGPGRCGGCDWQHAKPGAQRRMKGEVIAEQLQRLAGLTPEDVGWDGTVMPAEGDKLPAGQVPQWRTRVQYAVDADGHAGLRRHRSHEVEPIDHCMIAAEGVSELGIEKRDWTGMASVEAIAATGSQDRQVILTPRPGARLPIVELDKPVSVMRIGEKDGGTHRVHGRPFVRERADGRTYRVGNGGFWQVHPKAADTLVTAVMQGLLPRKGEMALDLYCGVGLFAGALADRLGEKGAVLGIESGKRAVEDARHNLADFDRVRIEQGKVETVLPRTGITEVDLVVLDPPRAGAGRKTVEHLASLGARRIAYVACDPAALARDLGYFRDGGYRVRTLRAFDLFPMTHHVECVAILEPVAKGS
- a CDS encoding OB-fold nucleic acid binding domain-containing protein, producing the protein MSAVPRSEKSVGRFRRMLDRLSSSQEDLESEELREDAETAGCTKIGDCHDRQVVTVTGTLRTVTLRPRAGVPALEAELFDGSAALDVVWLGRRSIVGIEPGRRLIASGRISMSRGRRVLFNPKYELRPLGRE